The Vibrio toranzoniae sequence CACAACCTAAACGTGAGCTTTGCTTTCGTTGAGGGTGAGTCTCTGCTGATGTCTCTAAAAGACCTAGCGGTATCATCAGGTTCAGCGTGTACATCAGCAAGCTTAGAACCTTCATACGTTCTACGTGCTCTTGGTCTAAACGACGAACTCGCACACAGTTCTGTACGTTTCTCATTCGGCCGTTTTACTACGGAAGAAGAAATCGACTACGCGATTGCACAAATTCGTGTAGCGGTAAACAAATTACGCGACATGTCTCCTCTATGGGATATGTATAAAGAAGGGATTGATTTGAACACTGTTGAGTGGGCTCATCACTAATCTCACGGAACTAGAGGATTCGAGGTAACTATCATGGCATATAGCGAAAAAGTAATTGATCACTACGAAAGCCCACGTAACGTAGGTTCGTTTGATAAAGAAGATCCAAGTATTGGTAGCGGCATGGTTGGCGCACCAGCTTGTGGTGACGTAATGAAACTGCAAATCAAAGTATCTGCAGAAGGTATTATTGAAGACGCAAAATTCAAAACTTATGGTTGCGGTAGCGCAATCGCTTCTAGCTCACTAGTCACTGAGTGGGTTAAAGGTAAAAGTATTGATGAAGCGGCGGCTATCAAAAACTCTGAAATTGCCGAAGAGCTAGAGTTGCCACCAGTGAAAGTTCACTGTTCAATTCTTGCTGAAGACGCAATCAAAGCAGCCGTTGCGGATTACAAAAAGAAACGTTAATCGTTTCATTAAGTAATTACGTAAAATAAGCAATATTTGGGAGCATCCTTTGTGCTCCCCCTGAGTTCTCAATTTATATAAAACACAAGGTTGTAGTATGGCCATCACCATGACAGATACGGCAGCAAGCCGAGTTCAAGCTTTCCTAGATAACCGAGGTAAAGGTATCGGGTTACGCTTAGCGGTAAAAACGACTGGCTGTTCGGGTATGGCGTATGTACTAGAATTCGTTGACGAGCTTAACGAAGAAGACGAAGTGTTCGAGCATTCAGGTGTGAAGGTTATCATTGATCCAAAGAGCCTAGTCTACCTAGACGGTACTGAGCTTGATTATGTCAAAGAAGGCCTAAACGAAGGTTTTGAATTCAACAACCCTAATGCCAAAGGCGAATGTGGTTGTGGTGAGAGCTTCAACGTATAAACACTTCAATCGTTAAGCGTTTATTGTGAGCGAAGAATAAAATTAGGCTTTGTTTAAAAAGCCTAAACTTAGGACCACCGTTAAATGAATCATTTCGAATTATTTGGGCTACCACTTCAGTTTCAACTGGATGGTAGCCTTCTTTCTTCTCAGTTTAGAGATCTACAACGCCAATTCCACCCTGATAAATTTGCTACAGCTTCTGAGCGTGATCGCTTATTGGCCGTGCAAAAAGCGGCACAAATCAATGATGCGTATCAGGTGTTGAAGAATCCAATCAGCCGTGCTGAATACCTGTTGATTCAACACGGTGAGGATATTCGCGGCGAGCAGCAAACCATGCAAGATCCAATGTTCCTGATGGAGCAGATGGACTTGCGTGAAGAGCTTGAAGATATTGCCGACAGTTCTAACCCTGAAGATGCATTACTTGCATTTGAAGGAAAGGTTAGCAAAATGTATAAACAACAATTAAGTGCTATCCAACAAGAACTCGACAGCGAAGCTTGGCTAGAGGCAGCAGACCGAGTAAGAAAGCTTAAGTTTATTGCAAAATTAAAGAATGAAATTGAGCTAGTTGAAGATCGTCTGATCGGCTAGTTTGTATAACAAGGACACATCCATGGCACTACTTCAGATAGCAGAACCAGGGCAAAGCGCCGCTCCTCACCAGCACAAGCTTGCTGTGGGTATTGATTTAGGTACAACAAACT is a genomic window containing:
- the iscU gene encoding Fe-S cluster assembly scaffold IscU, with the translated sequence MAYSEKVIDHYESPRNVGSFDKEDPSIGSGMVGAPACGDVMKLQIKVSAEGIIEDAKFKTYGCGSAIASSSLVTEWVKGKSIDEAAAIKNSEIAEELELPPVKVHCSILAEDAIKAAVADYKKKR
- the iscA gene encoding iron-sulfur cluster assembly protein IscA, whose amino-acid sequence is MAITMTDTAASRVQAFLDNRGKGIGLRLAVKTTGCSGMAYVLEFVDELNEEDEVFEHSGVKVIIDPKSLVYLDGTELDYVKEGLNEGFEFNNPNAKGECGCGESFNV
- the hscB gene encoding co-chaperone HscB; this translates as MNHFELFGLPLQFQLDGSLLSSQFRDLQRQFHPDKFATASERDRLLAVQKAAQINDAYQVLKNPISRAEYLLIQHGEDIRGEQQTMQDPMFLMEQMDLREELEDIADSSNPEDALLAFEGKVSKMYKQQLSAIQQELDSEAWLEAADRVRKLKFIAKLKNEIELVEDRLIG